The window TTCGAGTTCCTCACCAACCTGTTCGACCTTCGTCCCGACATGATAGCCGCCCTTTACAAGATTAGATGGCAAATTGAATTGCTGTTCAGGTAGTTAAAAGGTAACTTCCCCTTGAAGTACTTCCTCGGGGACAACGAGAACGCGATAAAAACACAGATATATTGCGCCTTGATCGTGAACCTCTTGCTCACGGTTGTTCAAAAGCGGTTGAAACGGCGCTGGGCATTCTCGAACCTGGTATCATTTTGCAGGATACACCTGTTCAATTACTTGCATTTGATGAGATTTTTAGAAAATCCGGAACGAGACTGGCAACGGGATGACAAGAATTTAGGGATGCTCACCCTTTTCAGGGGGGCTTACTTTTGAGAATAATAGAAAACTAAAAAAACATGTCTGATAATATGACGGTTGGAAGTCAAGCAAAATTAAAATCAGTTTTTATCGGACGGCAATGGTTTAAATTTGATTTCTCTTGCTTTTTTTGTTTATTTTGTATTTCATTTTGTGAAAATTTGCAAAATAAATGAGAAAGGAAAACATCGCATCCATCTACAACCGTTACGTGGACGATCTGTACACGTATGGCCTCTATCTCGGTTTCGAGAAAGAGGTGGTCATGGATGCCATTCACGATGTGTTTTGTAAGTTTGCATCCTGCGAAAAGAGAGCAGAAGATGTCTTAAATATCAAATTCTACCTTTTCAAATCACTGAAAAATAGAATATACGATATTTATAAAGCGCAAAAAAAATATATTGGATTATCAACCATTGACGCGCAGGATGCGCCTTTCAATATCCAGGTTACCATCGAGGACCGGCTTATCGACAAAGAAGAGCAGCAACAGATAAAAGACCAGCTCTCGGAAATGCTTGACAGCCTTACCGAACGTCAACGTGAAGTGGTTTACCTACGTTACGTTCAGGAATACGATTATGCACAAATCTCCGAATTGCTGAACATCAGTATCCACGGATGCCGGAAACTTCTCTCAAAAGCCATGCAAAACCTACGTGAAAAGTACGGTGCACTCGTTTTCCTTTTTCTCTTTTCTTAACGCGAAAGTGTTAAAATTATAGGATTTTTCAAAAACAAGGGGATAAATTTTTCCCGTAGTCGTCTATTTAATGAACGCGCTTCTAACTGGTTGAAGTCGCATGAAATGAATTTACGATGCCAAATTATACACGATATACCGATTTTCTAAAAGACAAGCAGTTCATCCGCTGGCAATTAGCGCCGGATGAGGAGCTGGAAGCACATTGGGAAGGCTTTATCAAACAAAACCCGGAGTTAAAAATTGCCTTACAGCAAGCCA of the Petrimonas mucosa genome contains:
- a CDS encoding RNA polymerase sigma factor, with amino-acid sequence MRKENIASIYNRYVDDLYTYGLYLGFEKEVVMDAIHDVFCKFASCEKRAEDVLNIKFYLFKSLKNRIYDIYKAQKKYIGLSTIDAQDAPFNIQVTIEDRLIDKEEQQQIKDQLSEMLDSLTERQREVVYLRYVQEYDYAQISELLNISIHGCRKLLSKAMQNLREKYGALVFLFLFS